One Cryptomeria japonica chromosome 9, Sugi_1.0, whole genome shotgun sequence genomic window carries:
- the LOC131066719 gene encoding ER-bound oxygenase mpaB produces MNSQAVKTHLLRKMPDILCFVCLVLVLWKASCLFFRAKRRRYLASLCPTEDALLLYKLTNYVEFGFLSHKALEFALFRTFAIPSISKLLHSTQQFCPSSILKRYDDTDILTQEFVLHHVDSHRGSLALQRLNFIHAHYNISNADLLYTLSLFVLEPIRFTAKFGYRNWTEGEKQAQFVVWHDIGKRMGIKHIPQNLEELEAFSRRYEAQKMVYSESNRVIGDATLDLLLSKVPVSFRPFARRVAYALFDERLAKAMGYPLQPYWVVWSVESIVRLCGGSFVRWCLPPRPIHWSTERIQLQETEEKQEVYKLRYDEYKPCIYPNGYKIAEVGNAPGGKVGKSGQGSLLCPLPWLSQNKIS; encoded by the exons ATGAATTCTCAAGCTGTGAAAACCCATCTTCTTAGGAAAATGCCTGACATCCTATGTTTTGTATGCCTTGTGCTTGTGCTCTGGAAAGCTAGCTGCCTCTTTTTTAGGGCTAAGCGCCGCCGTTACCTGGCCTCCCTCTGTCCGACAGAGGACGCCCTGCTTCTCTACAAGCTCACCAATTATGTCGAATTCGGCTTTCTCTCCCACAAAGCTCTTGAATtcgcactcttcaggaccttcgccATTCCCTCCATTTCCAAATTGTTACACTCTACTCAACAATTCTGCCCGAGCAGTATCCTCAAACGCTATGATGACACAGACATTCTGACCCAGGAATTCGTTCTGCATCATGTCGACAGTCACAGGGGCTCTCTTGCCCTTCAACGCCTCAATTTCATTCACGCCCACTACAACATCTCTAACGCTGATTTGCTCTATACTCTTTCTCTCTTCGTCCTGGAGCCCATCAGATTTACCGCCAA GTTTGGTTACAGAAATTGGACGGAAGGGGAGAAACAGGCGCAATTTGTAGTGTGGCATGACATAGGAAAGCGCATGGGCATTAAGCACATCCCACAGAATTTGGAGGAACTGGAGGCGTTTAGCAGGCGATACGAGGCCCAAAAGATGGTGTATTCAGAATCGAACAGAGTGATTGGGGATGCCACGCTTGATCTGCTATTGTCAAAGGTGCCGGTGTCGTTCCGCCCATTTGCCAGACGGGTTGCGTATGCTCTGTTTGATGAGAGACTTGCAAAGGCAATGGGTTATCCTCTTCAGCCCTACTGGGTGGTGTGGAGCGTGGAAAGCATTGTAAGGCTGTGCGGGGGCTCATTTGTTCGGTGGTGTTTGCCACCAAGGCCAATCCATTGGTCAACAGAGAGGATTCAATTGCAAGAGACAGAGGAAAAGCAGGAGGTATATAAACTGAGATACGATGAGTACAAACCGTGCATATATCCGAATGGGTATAAAATTGCGGAGGTGGGAAATGCACCAGGAGGGAAAGTGGGCAAGAGCGGCCAGGGAAGCTTGTTATGCCCCTTACCATGGCTTTCTCAAAACAAGATTTCCTGA